ATTGACATACAgactgcagtaaaaaaaaaaaaaaaactcaccaaaAATGTTACATCCAATgaaaatgaggggggggggggggggagtcttgCATATTGCTTTATTGCTCTTGCCACGCAACATTTTAGCGCGattgaataaaatgaaaaagagaGATACAGTCAGGATAAAGTTAGAGAGACCATCATGATGCATTTTTatcataaaacaaaataaatatagacATATATTAGACTGTCATACGTAAAACAATACATTATATTGTGGCAcaaaagtgataaaaaaaataattattggtGTACCCATGAAATTTCATGATCTTGTTTGTCacgaaacaacaaaacaaagtgaGGAAAGTCATGGCAAATACAAACACACATCCTCTTCATCACGTCTTGTAATACAGAAGGTCAAAATGAAACCACACTGAAGTCAGTCGGACCATTCATTGTCATCCAGCTCTGAGTCGTCGTCAGAATCGGTGTACTCCACCGCAATACGTCGTGACAGGATGGTGGCCACGTCGTTCCCGACTGGGTCATGCTTGTTTTGCAGCTCTTGCTGTTCTTGCACTTTTTTCAACTGGATGCCTATTGACCAGAAGCAAATGTTATAATCACATAACCATACATACATTTCCTGACCATGGACACAGATCAGTACCCACCCATGCGGATTGCAGATAACAGATCACTCCTCCCATCTCTCAGTGGTTTTATTTCAGTTCTGATGCTTCCACTGGGGTGTGATGAGGCTGGGGGAGGGAGAGGTGGTGGCGGGGGACCTGGGGGAGGTCCTGGAGGAGGTACAGGTGGAAGTGGGTAACCATGCGTAGTGGCTCCATTGTGAACTGCTGGGGGGCTGAAACCAAAGGCTGTCTGGGCTGATGGGATGGGTGGGCCATGGGTAGGTGGAGGGTGGGCGCAGCTGATTGACAATGAAAAGCAAAATGGATTATGTATCATTAAAACAACAACGTTAAATTCTAGCTTTAATTACATAACAGTGGTTATCTTCCAATCATACTTATAATCTGCCGGCAGGCGTATTGAAGAGTTCATCTTCTCTGCGACTTGAGTTTCTAATGTTGTTTTCTTATAGTTGACGTCAATGCTGTGGTATTCGTGCTCTGGCGGTGGAGAAGGCTGCACCTTCCCATGCGACTTGATGAAGTTAGAAGCGCCCTGTGATGGCACAGGTGGGCTCGGATAGTCAGGAAGGTCGGGCCTTAGAAGAATAAAGTGAAAGACATGATTTCCGGTTTGAATAAGTGCTGGTGACAGAAAGTGAATTGTGTTGCGATGTTAATTTCGAGAGACTAAATGAGGATTTGAAGGTCCTTTATCACATTTTCATGGCACAAACCTGCCCTCTGGGGAGAGTGAGCCTTCGGAAGATGCCCCACGCCGCAGAGTTTGGGGGTGGCGGTGATCCGGTCGAAGCTCTTTGTCGAAAGCCATCATGTTCCATTCTTGTCTGCGGTTTCGAGCCTTCCTCACCTTCTTCACCTGGCGCTGGATGGTGCTACTCTCCACGCATCGCTTCTGCTCCTGAAAGAAAGGTAAAGTCGTGAGCATGCATGCAAAACATGGGCATTGACAACTGCTCAGTAAGTTGCGGCAATAGTAGTTGTtgctgaggataaagaatatgtgtCAATTAAATGGTGTGTGCATCCTCTCACCCTTTGCCTCCTCCTTTCTTTCCTCTTGTCCTCTGTATCTTGCAGCATTTTCTCCTTCCACAAGTCAAAAAAGTAGGACGGGTCTGAATAGAACTTCATGGCATCAGTGCCGTCctctctaataaaaaaaaaaaaagaatgtgttCATCTTGATTGTAAACAAGTTAACTagatcagtgtttcccaaccaactTTGACGTATACCTAAAAGCAGTGAGGTCTCGAAGAGGAGGTGGCTGGTCGCTTTTGTCGTACATATCGGTCACCGAGCTCGGTGTGCTGCCTTTGGACAACACCTGCTGGTCCTGATTGGTCGAGCTTTTAAAAGCCTTCCTCAGGTTTATAGCCTGCAGAGAAACTGCAAAACAGGAGGATGGTAGTGAACATattggaatcttttttttttttttacatttattgttGGTACAACTGACCTTCTTCCACACTGGAGTCTAGCTGAGTGACCTTGATAGCCAAGCGGTCAATGCGATCTTGGAGTGAGTTTGCACGTACATAAAATGTGTTGGCTTCATTGAAAAGATCACCAAATACATTTTCTGCATGTTTACCTGCAAGCAAAAATTTTCAGAATATCTGTTAGTTGATGATAATGTGGCTAGGATACTAGCATTCATTTTAGATCATTCAGTATCCATGCATTTTATAATCTACACTCACTGGGCGACTGTTGGTGTGCTTTTCTAAATCCAATTAATTTGTCTGGATTACGGGTGTGCCACGTGATACGTTCTCAAGCAAATGTTAAGAATGGCAGAGTATTATAATTAGACTGGCTTTGTGTTCCCATCTATTCTTCATCTTAGCTCGCCGGTAAGCTCTCTAACCCTTCATAATGTGACTAAATcgcatcacacacacattgaacaTGCGGATGTGTGTGTCAGCGACAAGCCAGATGTCCGAGAGTAAATTTGTTTCCAAAAATAGCCTGTTAATGTTTCTCTTTGCATGTCACATTGCAGCATTTGTCTTTGAGTATGACATTGTCAAGTGTAGTATGCATCATTCAGTTCATGAACATCAGAGTATCTTACTCAGACTACTGAGCTGACGGATGATGGCAGACAAGGTGTTGTTGTTGACACATTCCAGCTCGCTATCAATCCTGTCGGGCACTGCACCTTGGCATAGGTGCCGAGGCTCAATGGTTCTCCTGACCAAAGGCATCACTCTTCCTCACACCTCGCCCACGGCACCTGCTGGAAGACAAGACCAAATTGGTGTTAATTGAGCACCATACAACACAAAAACTTACCTTTCACAGATAAAACTACTTCATCTGACCTTGTATATTATTATTCTTGAATATTGTGTGCCTCTTCAAATGGATTAGGTCTATGATGCAGGTTAAGTCATAATTGCATGCCAATTTTTAATCCACATTTACAGTATATTCACTGCTTGAATTTATTTAATGTCCATATTGTTGCATGTCTATTCAGGGTAAGAATTTAATTTGGATGCGTTTGGGCCATGCTTGGCAACATTTTTTAAAGGactaaataataatgataataaaataaaaaataactactGCATACGCAATTCAGAAAGGTACGTGACCCAGCAAAtacgtttctttttttcccacttATTTTATTCTCacttgcaatttttatttttaccgtaACCCATAATTCCTTGCGCGTCGTGCTGTGGGCATATCAACC
The nucleotide sequence above comes from Syngnathus scovelli strain Florida chromosome 15, RoL_Ssco_1.2, whole genome shotgun sequence. Encoded proteins:
- the LOC125981823 gene encoding actin-binding protein WASF3-like → MPLVRRTIEPRHLCQGAVPDRIDSELECVNNNTLSAIIRQLSSLSKHAENVFGDLFNEANTFYVRANSLQDRIDRLAIKVTQLDSSVEEVSLQAINLRKAFKSSTNQDQQVLSKGSTPSSVTDMYDKSDQPPPLRDLTAFREDGTDAMKFYSDPSYFFDLWKEKMLQDTEDKRKERRRQREQKRCVESSTIQRQVKKVRKARNRRQEWNMMAFDKELRPDHRHPQTLRRGASSEGSLSPEGRPDLPDYPSPPVPSQGASNFIKSHGKVQPSPPPEHEYHSIDVNYKKTTLETQVAEKMNSSIRLPADYNCAHPPPTHGPPIPSAQTAFGFSPPAVHNGATTHGYPLPPVPPPGPPPGPPPPPLPPPASSHPSGSIRTEIKPLRDGRSDLLSAIRMGIQLKKVQEQQELQNKHDPVGNDVATILSRRIAVEYTDSDDDSELDDNEWSD